One genomic region from Amblyraja radiata isolate CabotCenter1 chromosome 17, sAmbRad1.1.pri, whole genome shotgun sequence encodes:
- the LOC116982791 gene encoding chymotrypsinogen B-like yields the protein MRGIMCNTVLLCCWALQMVLTSGTARAELDSNTVSKEATYTDLAFLSRVKALLSATGCGAPVIAPVVTGYTRIVNGEEAIPGSWPWQVSLQSGTGWHFCGGSLINENWVVTAAHCGVSTEDFVIVGAHNKSTKAEVSQMSMSIAKVITHPKWNRFTINYDVAVVKLASPARFDSQVSPVCLAAASDNYPDGMMCITTGWGRSKAYPIERPDKLQQAALPLLSNANCKHYWNNRITDLMICAGAAGASSCMGDSGGPLVCQKDNVWNLVGIVSWGSRSCSTKSPGVYARVTELRSWIDETVAAN from the exons ATGAGAG GTATCATGTGTAACACCGTGCTGCTGTGCTGCTGGGCTCTACAAATGGTTCTCACCTCCGGTACCGCCAGAGCTGAATTGGATTCCAACACCGTTAGCAAGGAGGCCACATACACCGACCTTGCCTTCCTGAGCAGGGTCAAAGCCCTGCTTTCTGCCACAG GTTGTGGAGCTCCAGTCATCGCCCCTGTTGTCACAGGCTATACTCGAATTGTCAATGGTGAAGAGGCGATTCCAGGATCCTGGCCCTGGCAGGTTTCCTTGCAG AGTGGCACTGGATGGCATTTCTGCGGTGGCTCCTTGATCAATGAAAACTGGGTCGTCACTGCCGCGCATTGTGGTGTGAG TACTGAAGATTTTGTTATTGTGGGTGCCCATAACAAAAGCACAAAGGCAGAAGTGAGCCAGATGTCCATGTCCATTGCCAAG GTCATTACACATCCAAAGTGGAACAGATTCACCATTAATTATGACGTAGCTGTGGTAAAGCTGGCATCTCCTGCTCGTTTCGACAGTCAAGTGTCCCCCGTCTGCCTTGCTGCGGCATCAGATAACTACCCCGATGGAATGATGTGCATCACAACAGGATGGGGAAGAAGCAAAGCTTACC CTATTGAACGACCTGACAAACTGCAGCAAGCGGCACTTCCTCTGCTCAGCAATGCTAACTGCAAGCACTACTGGAATAATAGAATCACGGACCTGATGATCTGCGCTGGTGCAGCTGGTGCTTCTTCTTGCATG GGTGACTCTGGTGGTCCGCTCGTCTGTCAGAAGGACAATGTCTGGAACTTGGTCGGCATCGTTTCCTGGGGCAGCAGGTCCTGCTCTACCAAGAGTCCCGGGGTCTACGCCCGTGTGACGGAGCTCCGAAGCTGG
- the LOC116982916 gene encoding agouti-related protein, whose protein sequence is MEQCGSCSKPAPVRSEVQMVGYLACSLFRTVRWMSSVQPRRVVVLFHGIMLNTVLLCCWALQVVLTSGTTRAELDSNAVSEEATYTDLAFLSRSKALLSAAGPLTKPTLDGEIDLLKEDRSSGKIEANLELVPNAGEMDRSKRAPRRCVRHLESCFGHPLPCCDPCAICYCRFFNAICYCRKIGHDCHLGKN, encoded by the exons ATGGAGCAGTGTGGCAGCTGCAGTAAACCAGCACCCGTTCGTTCGGAAGTTCAGATGGTTGGGTATCTGGCCTGCTCGCTATTCCGGACTGTGAGATGGATGTCCAGTGTGCAGCCTCGTCGTGTGGTTGTGCTCTTCCATG GTATCATGCTTAACACCGTGCTGCTGTGCTGCTGGGCTCTACAAGTGGTTCTCACCTCCGGTACCACCAGAGCTGAATTGGATTCCAACGCCGTTAGCGAGGAGGCCACATACACCGACCTTGCCTTCCTGAGCAGGAGCAAAGCCCTGCTTTCCGCCGCAG GTCCACTGACAAAACCCACACTGGATGGAGAAATAGACTTGTTGAAGGAAGATCGCAGCTCAGGGAAGATTGAAGCCAATCTAGAG CTGGTGCCTAACGCAGGGGAGATGGACAGATCAAAGCGAGCGCCCAGAAGATGTGTGCGTCACTTGGAGTCTTGCTTTGGCCATCCACTGCCTTGCTGCGACCCATGTGCCATTTGTTACTGCAGGTTTTTTAATGCAATTTGCTACTGTAGGAAAATTGGTCATGACTGTCATCTGGGCAAGAACTAG